A portion of the Agelaius phoeniceus isolate bAgePho1 chromosome 29, bAgePho1.hap1, whole genome shotgun sequence genome contains these proteins:
- the SMIM7 gene encoding small integral membrane protein 7, with product MIGDLLLCGTLLVNAGAVLNFRLRRRDTEGFGEEPREPTTGDNIREFLLSLRYFRIFIALWNIFMMFCMIVLFGS from the exons ATGATCGGGGACCTGCTGCTCTGCGG GACGCTGCTGGTGAACGCCGGTGCCGTGCTCAACTTCAGGCT gaggaggagggacaCGGAGGGATTCGGAGAGGAGCCGAGGGAACCCACGACCG GTGACAATATCAGAGAGTTCTTGCTGAGTCTCAGGTATTTCCGAATCTTCATTGCCTTGTGGAATATCTTCATGATGTTCTGCATGATTGT GTTATTTGGATCTTGA
- the TMEM38A gene encoding trimeric intracellular cation channel type A — MDLAEALPLGELAAAFAALPVFPLFDTAYFIISVLYLKYEPGAVEMSRRSPFASWLCAMLHCFGSYILADLLLGEAPIAYFSHNSSVILATAVWYLTFFCPMNLFYKCVSFLPVKLILVAMKEVVRVRKISAGVHHAHHLYHHGWFVMMATGWLKGSGVALMSNFEQLLRGVWKPETNEILHMSFPTKASLYGTVLFTLQQTHWLPISEANLIFFFSMFMIVCKVFMTATHSHSSPFAPLENLICPVLFGSVSSGHPSHHHDHHGASHEVSHPPPPPPPPAKSKEELNEGTRKRKAKKAE, encoded by the exons ATGGATCTGGCGGAGGCGCTGCCCCTCGGGGAGCTGGCGGCCGCCTTCGCCGCGCTGCCGGTGTTCCCGCTGTTCGACACCGCCTATTTCATCATCTCCGTCCTCTACCTCAAGTACGAGCCCG GAGCCGTGGAGATGTCCCGGAGGAGCCCTTTTGCCTCCTGGCTCTGTGCTATGCTCCACTGCTTTGGGAGCTACATCCTGGCTgatctgctgctgggagaggcacCCATTGCCTACTTCAGCCACAACTCCAGTGTCATCCTGGCCACAGCAGTGTG GTACCTGACATTCTTCTGCCCCATGAACCTCTTCTACAAGTGTGTCAGCTTCCTGCCCGTGAAGCTCATCCTGGTGGCCATGAAGGAGGTGGTGCGGGTGCGCAAGATCTCGGCCGGGGTGCACCACGCCCACCACCTCTACCACCACGGCTGGTTCGTCATGATGGCCACGGGATGGCTCAAAG GTTCTGGTGTGGCCTTGATGTCAAACTTTGAGCAGCTGCTGCGTGGGGTCTGGAAGCCTGAAACAAATGAAATTCTTCATATGTCCTT CCCTACAAAGGCCAGTCTGTATGGTACAGTCCTCTTCACCCTGCAGCAGACTCACTGGCTCCCCATCTCTGAAGCCAACCTCATCTTCTTTTTCAGCATGTTCATGATAGTCTGCAAG GTTTTCATGACAGCCACTCACTCCCACTCCTCACCCTTTGCTCCGCTGGAAAACCTCATCTGCCCAGTCCTCTTTGGCTCTGTCTCCAGTGGGCACCCAAGCCACCACCACGACCACCACGGGGCCTCCCATGAGGTTtcccaccctcctcctcctcctcctcctcctgccaagTCCAAAGAGGAGCTGAACGAAGGCACCAGGAAAAGGAAGGCAAAAAAAGCTGAATAA